In Acidobacteriota bacterium, the DNA window GTCCAGCGATCGAGCTCGGCAATGTCGCGGTTGAGCTTGGCAATATCTCTCGCCCGCCAGGCCCGAAGCCCGGTGAAGAGATTCTGGCGAAGATCGACGCTTGCGGTCCAGTCCTGGGATGGACGAATTACGAAGGACTCGCCGGGCGACAGCTCGATCGAAAGGTCTTCGTCGTAGAAGGTGTACGAGCCGTTGAGCTCCAGACGTGGCATCAGGGCCGACCGCGCCAGTTTCATATCGGCTTGCGCCCGCCGAATCTCGCTGTCTGCCATCTGCACCGTTTCATGGGTTTCAACAGCCTGTGCGACGAGGTCGGAAAGGGTCGGATCGCGTAGCTCCAGCGCAGGGGCTGCGATCGGTGACGCTATAAGACCGACGGCAATCAGCGCGCAACACATTCTGGGTCGTGTCCAATGCATGATCGCCCTCCCGTGGGCAGCTGATACGGCAGTTTCCGCGATGGGGTTTCGCATTTCAGGGTTTCTCCGTCGCCAGGTTTTGGTACAGGAGGTCGCCGAGGGTTTCGGTGATCCTGTGTGGCTCGATGGTACGGTCAAAATAGAATTGAATGCCGAGGCCGTCAACCGTCGCTACGATCGTAATTGCTAACGCCTCCGGGTCGATCGATGCCTTGAATTCGCCCCGCTCCTGTCCACCGCGGATGAAATCGGCGACGAGTCGTCGAAAGATGGTGTAACTGTCGATCACGGCGTGTCGGTAGGCTTCTTCAAAACTCCTGCCTCTCGAGGCGGCCCAAAAATCGAGGATCACCGGTTGCAGGTCGACCTGCTCCGAAACCACCTCGGCACCCAGGCGCAACAGATCGTGGAGCTGTTCTTTGGTCGATTCGCCGGACGCGAGCGCTTCATCGATTCGGGCCGAGATATCGACGTTTATCGATTCGAAGACTGCGAAGAGCAGCTCTTCCTTCGACCTGAAGTACTCGTAAACCGTTCCCTTGCCGACGCCGGCTCGTTCGGCGATGTCGGCGACCCGGGTCGAGGCATAACCCTTCTCCGCAAACACGGAGCCGGCCGCCTTGACCAGCAGTTGCCGCTTGTCTTCTCGGGTTTCGACTGTTGCTTCCACATCCCTCTCCTGTCACTGACCGACCGGTCGGTCAATGGGTACGGTAAGATACGCGCCGAGGTTTCAGGTGTCAAGCCCGCCCCAACCCACCCGCCCACGGCCCGACGGCTGTACGGCCTCCTCCGACCACCCGCCCACGGCCGAACGGCACCTGCTTTCCTCGATACTCGTGCCACGGTTGACCGATTCGCCGTAACGCCGTCCCGCCGTTGAGCCTAGACTTCACGCAGCTTCCACCGTCCCCGTCGGAACACGAGCACGCCGACCACAGCGATCAGGGACTCGGCGACGGTGATGGCGACAAAGACCCCGGTCGGGCCCTGGCCCGCGGTCATGGCCAGCAGATAAGCGAAGGGAAGCTGGAAGATCCAGTAGCAGAAAACGTTGATGACGGTCGGCGTGTACGTATCACCGGCTCCGTTGAAGGCCTGTACCATGACCATGCCCCAGGCGTAGAACGGGTATCCGATGGAAACCCACCGCAGACAGGCGACGCCGTAGCGAACGACCGCTTCTTCGACCGAGAAGATCCTGATGAGCGGAGCCGCTCCGGCAACGAAAACGATCGCGACTGCGAGCAGAAAGAT includes these proteins:
- a CDS encoding TetR/AcrR family transcriptional regulator → MEATVETREDKRQLLVKAAGSVFAEKGYASTRVADIAERAGVGKGTVYEYFRSKEELLFAVFESINVDISARIDEALASGESTKEQLHDLLRLGAEVVSEQVDLQPVILDFWAASRGRSFEEAYRHAVIDSYTIFRRLVADFIRGGQERGEFKASIDPEALAITIVATVDGLGIQFYFDRTIEPHRITETLGDLLYQNLATEKP